The Actinocorallia herbida DNA window ACTGGACGGCGCGACGGCAGGCGATGTTGTCGAACGGAGCCACGCGGCTGTCGATCGTCATGTAGGTCAGCGCCGAGCCGGAGGCGGCGTCGGTGTTGCCCACCTCGGTGCCGCCGAGGGCCTTGGGCTGCGCGGCGGTGCCGAGGCCACCCGCGGCGAGGTCCATGTCCAGGGCGCCCGACATCAGCTTGTTGTCGATGTCGTCCTGGTTCTGGTTCAGCGCGACGGAGATGGTGTCCGGCAGGGCCTTGCGGACCTCATCGGTGCTCTGGTCCCAGTTGGTGTTCCGGGAGAGCTTCATCGCCTTGCCGACCTCGTACGAGTCGATCTTGTACGGGCCCGAGGAGACGATGTTCTTCTTGTAGTTCAGACCGTTGTCCTTGGCCTGCGGGACCGGCGCGGTCTGCGGCATGAAGGCGAGGTAGTCGAACTCGGCGAACGGCGTGTTCAGGTTGAACTTGATCGTGTACTTGTCCGGCGTCTCGATCGACTTCAGACCGTCCGCGGACTTGTCCTTGTACGGGCCCTTGTAGGGGCTCGCGTTGTCCACGAGGTACTGCTTGAAGTACTTCGGGCCGCCCTGGAGCTCGTCGGTGAAGTTCGACCGCTCGACGGCGTACTTGATGTCCTGCGCGGTGATCTCGGTGCCGTCGTCGTACTTGAGGCCCTTGCGGAGCTTGTACGTCCAGGTCTTGTTGTTGTTGGACGCCTTGCCCAGGTCCTCGGCGAGGTCGGGGACGAGCTCCTGGCCCTCGGCGCCCGGCGCGTTCTTGAACGTCACCAGGGTGCGGGCGTAGTAGCGCGCGAAGTTCCAGGAGAACGCGTAGTAGGTGTCGCCGGGGTCCGGCGAGTCCCAGTCGCTGGACATGGCGTACCGCAGGTCTCCGCCCGTCTTGTCGGACGGGTTGATGATCGCGGTGTTGGCCGCGTTCTTCACCGCGGTGGAGGAGGAGGTGGCCCCCGAGTCCGAATCCCCACCGCAGGCCGTCAGCCCGGCGGCGAGCACGGCGCACGCGGCGAGCGACGCACCGATCTTGATCTTGTTCATTGTGCTGAGAGCACCTCTCTACAGAACTGGCAGGGAACGCAAACCCACCTGGTGGGGGTCACCGGGCACGGGGATCGAGCGCGTCGCGCAGCCCGTCCCCGAGCAGGTTGAAGGCCATCACCGTGATGAAGATGGCGAGGCCGGGGATGATCATGAAGAACGGGGTGTTCTGGTACGTCGGCACCGCGAGGCTGAGCATTCCGCCCCATGACGGCATCGGCGGGATGACGCCGACGCCCAGGAACGACAGGGCGGCCTCGAACAGGATGTTCGTCGGGATGAGCAGCGTCGTGTAGACGATGATCGGCGCCAGCAGGTTGGGCAGCAGCTCCTTGAACAGCACGTGCGCGTGGCTCGCGCCGAGGCTGCGGGACGCGTCGATGAACTCGCGCTCGCGCAGCGACAGGGTCTGGCCGCGGACGATCCGGCCGATGTAGGGCCAGCTGAAGAAGCCGATGACGAACACCAGGACGCCGACGCGCAGTCCGTTGCCGCGCAGCCCGAACATGTCGTCGGGCACGACTCCGACGAGGGCGATCGCGAACAGCAGCAGCGGGAAGGCCAGGAAGACGTCCATGGCCCGGCTGATGATGGTGTCGACCCAGCCGCCGAAGTAGCCGGCGACGACCCCGAGGACGGTGCCGATCGCGACCGACACCAGGGTCGCCGCGAACGCCACGATCAGCGAGATCCGGGCGCCCAGCACGATCCGGGACAGCATGTCGCGGCCGGTGGTCGGCTCCACGCCGAACCAGTGCTCCCAGCTGATGCCCGAGTGCAGCCAGCCGTCATAGGGCCGCTGCATCGTCTTGTCGATGAGGTCCTGGTGGTAGGCGTTGGGGTCCTGGAGGAACCACGGTCCGACCACCGCGATCAGGATCAGCAGGACGATCACGACGGCGCCGGCCACGGCGGCCTTGTCGCGCTTGAGCCGCGTCCAGGCGATGCGGCCCAGTGAACGTCCCTGGATCGCCTCGCTGCCGACGCCCTTGAGGACGTCCTCGGGGTGGGCCTCGGCCTCACCCTTCGTCACTTCGATCGGCGCGGTCACGCACGTTCCTTCCTCGCCACCTGGACACCGCAACTCCGCGTAGCGGTGTACGTGCCCCTTGTACCGGCGGGTGCGGCTGTCTCCGGGCACGAGGGGCGGCTTGTTTCACAGAAAGTTGCCACCCCGTGACGCATCCGACGGAGCCTGGCCTCAGGGGAAGCGGAACGTTCCATGAAGTCTTCGTCAATTTCGGACGCGCGGAGAGATGTTATACGTGCATCCGATATGAACCGCACCTGAGCGGTCAGACCTCGCGAAGATTTACCGTTCCGAGTCCTCCAGGGCACACCGGAACCGGCGAACACGGGATCTCGGGCGAAGAATATGCGGATCGACCAATGCTCGAACTGTGGTATGGGACTGACCTTCAGGGCATAGCGGTTCCCATAGTTCCGGGGTTATGGGAGCGCACGAAAAAGGCCCGCCCCCAGGGGGACGGGCCATGTTTCGGTCAGAATCGGGTTTGGACAGGCTGGACGCGGGGCGTCACAGGCCCCTGCGGCGCAGGATCTCCTCGATCTCGGCCATGTCGTCGTCGACCTGCGGCGCCTGCTTCGCCCCGCCGCGCACCGCGGGCGGCGCGGACGCGCCCGGCACCTGCCGCGGCGCCTTGCCCCCGGATGCCCGCAGGCGCGCCCCCGAGACCACGTAGAGCGTCCCGGCGAGGGCCAGGACCGCCACCCCGGCCCACTTGAGCGGGCTGAACACCAGGGAGGCGAGGAAACCCGTCAGACCCGTCAGGTAGAACCCGATCGGCACCAGCGACCAGGCCGCGCCGCGCATCCCCGAGGCCCCGCCCCGGCTCCGGCCCACCCGCCAGCTCGCCAGCAGCCCCACGACCGTGACCGCAAGGCTCACCGTGAAAAGCAGCGCATCACTCATGGCGGCCAACCCCTCGCATCTCCACACCGCCCGGCGGCGGAACTCGTCTTCTTCCCATACTCACACGTCAGGGCAAGGACCGACCTCATCCCCGAGAACGGTTCCCGCCCCTGAGACGGCGTCGGGGAAGCCCCTACCGGGAGGCCGCGATCTCGCGCAGGCGGGCCAGGCTCAGATCGGCGAGCGCGGGCACGACGAGGCGGCGCGGACCCTCGGGGATCGGCACGATGTTGGGGATCGCGATCACCACGCAGCCCGCGGCCTCGGCGGCCGCCACGCCCGTCGGGGAGTCCTCCAGCACCACGGTGCGGGCGGGCTCGGCGCCGAGCAGGCGGCAGGCCTTGAGATACGGGTCGGGATGCGGCTTGGTGTGGTCCACCTCGTCGCCCGTCACCGTCACGGTGAACAGGTCGCGGCCCAGCGCCTCGATCGCCACCTCGGCCAGCTCCCGGAACGTCGAGGTGACCAACGCCACCGGCACGCCCGCGGCGCGCGCGTCGGTGAGGATCTCCTTGGCGCCCGGGATGATCTCCAGCTCGGTCGGGAGCCGCTCTTTCATGAGATCGAGCATCCGCCGCCCGACCTCCTCCACCGGCACGTCCGCCCCGGCCAGGTCGATGATGTAGCGCGAGGCGGCGTAGAGGGAGCCGCCGACCACGGCGTCCTGGTGCTCGGGGCCCCAGGTGCCGCCCAGCCACTCCGTCACGTCGCGCTCGACCGAATGCCACACCGGCTCGGAGTCGATGAGGGTCCCGTCGAGGTCGAAAGCAAGAGCCTGAAGAGTCACGTGGAGCAAGGCTATGCGCTCAGGCATGGCGGGAACACCGGCGGGCCCGCTAGCGTTCCGACGGACAACTACCGACTGGTAAGGAGCACCCCCCATGACGTACCGGTCCATCCTCGTCGGCACCGACGGCTCCAAGACCTCGTTCCTGGCCGTCGACCGGGCCGCCGAGCTCGCCGCCGCCACCGGCTCCCGGCTCGTCCTGGTGTCGGCCTACCACCCGATGCCCGAGCGGGAGCGCAACGAGGCGGCCGACCGCCTCGGCGACCTGGCCTACAAGGTCCAGGGCTCCACCCCGGCCGAGGACGTACTGCGCGCGGCACGCGAACGCGCCGTCGCCGCGGGCACCGCGGAGATCACCGAGATCGCCCGGGAGGGAGACGCCGTCGACGTGCTCGCGACGATCGCCAAGGAGGAGTCCGTGGACCTCGTGGTGGTCGGCAACCGGGGCCTCAACAGCCTCGCGGGCCGGCTCCTCGGCTCCGTCCCGGCCAACCTCTCCCACCGGTCCCCCGTGGACGTCCTGATCGTCCACACCACCGACGGGAAGTGATCCACCACGCGCCGGAAAGTGTGATGTAGACGGATCACCTCATCCCTACCGCACAGGGATGAGCCGTCGCGGGATGGGTAGGGGTTGGCCAGGACGTAGGCTGGACTTGACCGTGATCCACTCGCAAATCCATCGTCGTCCCCGGTAGGAGGCCGTGTGCTCGAACTCGATTCCCTGCCCGCGCTGGACCGCCCGGTGCTGCTCGCGGCGTTCGAAGGCTGGAACGACGCGGGCGAGGCAGCAAGCTCCGTGATCACCCATCTCGCCGAGAGCTGGGGCGCCCGGCAGATCGCCGAGATCGACCCGGAGGACTACTACGACTTCCAGGTGACCCGGCCGCGCGTCGAGCGCGACGACGAGGGCCGCAAGATCATCTGGCCGACCACGCGGATCTCCGTCGCCCGGCTGGACTCCGGCCGCGACGTGGTGCTGCTGCACGGAATCGAGCCGAACATGCGGTGGCGCGGCTTCTGCCGGGAACTCACCGACTACCTCGCGCGGCTCGGCGTCCGCTCGGCCGTGCTGCTCGGCGCGCTGCTCGCCGACGCCCCGCACACCCGGCCCGTCCCGGTGTCGGGATCGGGCGGCGGCTCGGCCTTCGGCGACGACCCGACCCTGGAGCCGTCCTCCTACGAGGGCCCGACCGGCATACTCGGCGTCCTCCAGGACCGGCTCGAGGCCGGCGGCGTCGAGACCGTCGCGCTGTGGGCGCAGGTCCCGCACTACGTCTCCTCCCCGCCCAACCCCAAGGCGACCCTGGCGCTGCTGCGCCGGGTCGAGGACCTCCTCGACCTCGCCGTGCCGCTCGGCGAACTGCCCGAGCAGTCCCGCGCGTGGGAGGAGGGCGTGAACGAGCTGGCCGAGCAGGACAGCGAGGTCGCCGATTACGTCCGCACCCTGGAAGAGGCCAAGGACGCCACCGAACTGCCCGAGGCGACGGGCGAGTCCATCGCCCGCGAGTTCGAGCGGTACCTGCGGCGGCGGGGCATGGAACCGCCCGTCTGATCCCGTTCCTCCGTCCCGTCGGTAAGCTGACGGCATGCGTTCCTGGTCAGCTCCCCGGATCCCCCGTCTCTCCGATCTGGGCCTGGCCGGTCCAGGTCCCGCCCTGCGCCTGTTCGACAGCGCGACCCGCACGGTCAAGGCGACGGACCCGGGCCCCGTCGCCCGCATGTACGTGTGCGGCATCACCCCGTACGACGCGACCCACCTGGGCCACGCCAACACCTACCTGGCGTTCGACCTCGTCGGGCGGGTGTGGCGCGACCTCGGCCACGAGGTCCTGTACGTGCAGAACGCCACCGACGTCGACGACCCGCTGCTGGAGCGGGCCGAGGCGACCGGCGTGGACTGGCGCGACCTCGCCGAGCGGGAGATCGAGCTGTTCCGCACCGACATGGAGGCGCTGCGGGTCGTCCCGCCCGCCCACTACGTCGGCGCGGTCGAGGCGATCCCGATGATCGTCGAGATGATCGAGGGGCTCAAGGAGTCCGGGCTCACCTACGACCTCGACGGCGACCTCTACTTCCCCGTCACCGCCGACGCCCGGTTCGGCGAGGTCAGCGGGCTCACCGCAGCCGAGATGCTCCCCCTGTTCGCCGAGCGCGGCGGCGACCCCGCCCGCACCGGCAAGAAGGATCCGCTGGACGCGCTGCTGTGGCTGGCCGAGCGTCCGGGCGAGCCCTCCTGGGACTCGCCCTTCGGCAAGGGCCGCCCCGGCTGGCACATCGAGTGCTCCGCGATCTCCCTGCGCCACCTCGGCATGTCCTTCGACGTGGAGGGCGGCGGCAGCGACCTCACCTTCCCCCACCACGAGTTCAGCGCCTCGCACGCCCAGGCCGCCACCGGCGAGCACCCCCACGCCCGCGCCTACGTGCACGCCGGCATGGTCGCCCTCGACGGCGAGAAGATGTCGAAGTCCCGCGGCAACCTCGTCTTCGTCTCCAGGCTCCGCACCTCCGGCACCGACCCCATGGCCATCCGCCTCGCCCTCCTGGCCCACCACTACCGCGCCGACTGGGAATGGACCGCTCCCCAACTCGACGCCGCGACCGAACGCCTCTCCCGCTGGCGCGCCGCCGTGGAGCGCCCGACGGCCGCCCCGGCCGCCCCGGTCCTCGCCGAGATCCGCACCGCGCTGACCACCGACCTCGACGCCCCCGCCGCCCTGGCCGCCCTCGACCGCTGGGCCGCCGCCGACGGCGCCGACGCCGAGGCCCCGGCCCAGATCCGCGCCATCACCGACGCGCTGCTGGGCGTCGAACTGTAGGCACCCTGCACGCACGCCGAAGGGCGCCGGTCGGACCGACCGGCGCCCTCTTCGTCGTGAGAACGTTCCAGAATTATCATCGCCAATACGAAACTCTCGGGACCCTTACTCACCCGTTGACAGACTTCCGACAGGGGCCCTGCCGACGCCTTGTCGCCTCCCGAAGCCTTACTTACGCTCGGGGACAAGCAGGTGAAAACCTCGCCGCTGAGCTGGCCTTACGCACGAAGCGTCATCTCCTGCTCACGGTCCCACCCCGAAGGAAAGGCACCCCCCATGCTCCGCAAGCTCGCCGTGTCCGCCGTCGGCGCGGGCGCTCTGGCGCTCGTCGCCGGCAGCCCCGCCTTCGCCCTCACCGGCACCTGGACGTACTCGGGCCCCACCACGGTCACTGCCAGCTCCTCCAACCTCATCTTCCAGGCGGGCACCCTCCCCGTCACCGCCGCCTGCACCTCCGCCACCGCCACCGGCACGAGGGCCGCCACCTCCGGGACCTGGGTCTCGACCCCGCCCTCCTCCGGCGGAACCCCGGTCATCACGGGCCTGGCCATCACCACGAGCGGCTGCGCCACCACCAACATCACGCCCCAGATGACCTTCAACTTGACCCAGAACGGCACGGCGCAGCTCTACGTCACCGGGGTCACCGCCGGCAGCCCGTCCGTCACGCCCGGCGAGATCCGGGGGCTCTCCGTCAAGGGCACCGCCCTGGGCGGCCTGTGCACCGTCCAGGTCGACGGCCCCGGCGGCGCCAACTCCAAGACCGGCGTCATCGGCGGCACCTACACGACCAACGGCACCACCGGCACCATCACCGCCACCGGCGCCAGCAACATGACGATCAAGAGCGCCAGCGCCCTCTGCACCCTCGGCGGTCTCGCCGTGGGCGACGCCGCCACCCTGAGCGGCAGCTTCTCCGTCACCAGCGCCATCCCCACCATCACCGCGACCAGCCCCTGATCCGGATCCACCCAAGGCGCGCAAGGGCCGCGCGGCCGCCACGGCCGCGCGGCCCGTGGCCGTAGAGCCACCCGCGCGGACGGCGCCGGCGGTCAGGCGGGCAGGACGCGCGTCCAGGCCGTGGGGTCGCCGGGCAGGGCGGTGAAGTCGTAGCGCAGTCCCTCGTGGGAGAGGGCGACGAGGGAGACCGAGGTGGTGCCGAAGACGCGGCCCTCGTCGGTGGTGTGCCGGTGCAGGAGGGCCCGGGGGTCGGAGGTGGAGAGGGCGTCGCCTTCGGCGAGCGGGAGCCAGGGGCCCCAGGCCGCGGCGGTGGAGGCGTCGCCGGAGGGGTCGGGGCGGGGGGTGGACGCCAGGAGGGGGCGGAAGTGGGCGAGGCGGGCCCGGATGCCGTCCAGGGCCGCCTCGGGGATCTGGGAGGGGCCGGGGCAGGTGGCGTCCAGACCGGTGTTGACGACGAGGTGGGTGCCGGGATCGAGCCAGCGGTCGGTGAGGTCGAGGCCCGTCCAGGTCCAGAGGCGGATCTTGTCGGGTTCGGCGCAGACCAGGTGGAACGGGTCGAAGCGGGCGAGGTCGAGGGCGCCGAGGTCACCGTGCTCGGCGGCGCGCAGGGGCAGGTCGCCCCGGGACAGGCGCCCCTCGGCCGGAGCGTCGACGCCGCAGCCGTTCAGGACGACGCCCAGGCGATGCGCGGCCGGGTTCACCGCGAGCCAGGTGCCGCCCGCCTGGCGGTCGCGGCCGCCGACGAGGCCGGGACGGTCGGGCCAGTGGGCGGCGGGCATGTCCCAGGCCCGGTCGGTGTACTCGTCGCGGACGCCGACGGCCAGGACGGGGACGGGGGAGTCGGGATCGAAGCTCAGCAGGCACGTGCACATGGCGGGAACCTCACATCGGGGGCCAGGGGACCGCGGGCCAGTCCTCCGGGGGGTAGGGGTGGACCCGGTGCTTCAGCATGAGGTCCACACGATGCCGGGTGGCCTCCACCTCGGCGGGGGTGATGTGCCCGGTGAGCCGCTCGGCGAGGGTCCCGTCGAGCTCGGCGCGGATCTTGGCGAGGGCCTGGAGGGCGAGCGGCTTGAGGGGCTTGCCGCGCCACTGCCACAGGACCGTGCGGAGCTTGTAGTCGGTGGAGAAGGTGACGCCGTGGTCGCAGCCGTGCACGTGCCCGCCGGGCACCGGCAGGAGGTGGCCGATCTTGCGGTCGGCGTTGTTGACGACGGCGTCGAACACCGCGACGCGGCGGACCGCCGCGTCGTTGGCGCGCGACAGGGCCACGAGGTCGACCTCGGGATCGGGCTCGATCCACAGCTGGACCATGCCGGGGCCATAGGGGCCGTCCCGGTGCACGGTCGGGGGGACGATCCGCATCCCCATCGCCTGGGAGACGATGTAGGAGGCGACCTCCCGGCCGGCGAGGGTGCCGTCGGGGAAGTCCCACAGGGGGCGTTCGCCGGCGACCGGCTTGTACACGCACTTGGCCTGCACGCCGTCCAGCTCGATGTCGCAGCGCAGCGTCGCGTTGGAGGCCTGGACGATCCGCCCCTCGACGGTCATGGTGCCACTGGTGAGCAGCCGTTCCGCGGCTTCGGCGTCCTCCGCAAGGGACCGCGTCATATCGTCCTTAGATGTCCGTTCTGCCGGGGGCAGACGTGGCCTGTGGCGTCGAGCGGGAGGCCGCACAGCGGGCACGGGGGACGGCCCGCCGCGACGAGCTTCAGCGCCCGCTCGGCGAAGGCGCGGGCGTGCGCCGCGGTGATCGACACCCGCAGGGTGGAGCCCTCCGGGTCGGGTTCGCCCGCCTCGGCGTCGGCGGCCTCGGCCGCCTCGACGATGATCCGCTCGGTCTCGGGGTCCCAGGCGAGCGACAGGGAGCCGACCTGGAACTCCTCCTCCACCGGCTGGTCCAGCGGGGAGTCGTCGTGCAGGCCCTCGGGGGTCATCGCGGGGACGTGGGCGCTGCCTCCGGACAGGCGCAGCACCTCGTCCAGCAGCTCTTCCAGGCGTTCGGCGAGCAGCCCGACCTGAAACTTCTCCAGGGCGACGCTGGTCACCCTGGCGCCTTCGCGGGCCTGGAGAAAGAACGCCCGCTGACCGGGCTGGCCGATGGTACCGGCGACGAACCGGTCCGGCATGTCATAGGAGATGACCGGCATGGTTCAGACCCTACGCGCCGCCGCCGACGGGCGCGTCACCGCTCCCCGGGTTGGGCGGGACCAGGCCCTCCACCCCTCCCCCGGTGTCGTTGAGGCGCACGAGGAACGGGCGCAGCTCGGTGTAGCGGATCACCGTGACCGAGGCGGGATCGACCTGGATCCGCTGGAACTGGTCGAGGTGCAGGCCGAGGGCGTCGGCGGCGACGGCCTTGATGATGTCGCCGTGGGAGCAGACCGCGTAGACGGCGTCGGGGCCGAGGCGGGCGTTCCACTCGCGGATCGCCTGGACGGCCCGGAGCTGGGCGGCGGCCAGCGACTCCCCGCCCGGGAAGGTCACCGCGCTCGGGTGGGCCTGGACGACCTTCCACAGCGGATCTTCGGCGAGCTCGGCCAGCTTGCCGCCGGTCCAGTCGCCGTAGTGGACCTCACCGAAGCGCTCGTCGGTCTCCAGGCCGAGGGTGCGGCCCTTCAGCACCGCTCGGGCCGTCTCCTCGCAGCGCTGGAGCGGGGAGGACACGACCGCGTCGAGCGGCAGCGGGGCGAGCCTGGCCGCCGTGCGCTCGGCCTGGCCCTGCCCCCGGGCGTCCAGGGGGACGCCCGGCGTCCAGCCCGTGAGGACCGGCCCCGTCTGCGCGGTCAAACCATGACGGATAAGAAGAACTGTCGGCACAGGGATCACCTTATGCGGCCCGGCCCGGTCCGCCTCCCGCACCGATCACGATCGGGGCGCGACCGCTCCCCCAGGTGACGATGCGGTGTCCGTCACGGCGTAGACCCTGTGCACAGGTCGGGATGTGCCGGATACTTGGCCCGTGATCGTGGATTGCGCTATATACCGGGACGGGTTCCGGGAGAACGTCGGCGGCGGGGTCGCCGACGCCGTCGCGTCGGTCCGGGACGACCCGGCGGCGTTCCTGTGGATCGGCCTCCACGAGCCGCGCCCCGAGGAGTTCGACGAGGTCGCGCGGGAGCTCCGGCTGCACCCCCTGGCCATCGAGGACGCCACCAAGGGCCACCAGCGCCCCAAGATCGAGCAGTACGGCGACGCGTTCTTCGTGGTGATCAAGACGGTGTCGTACACGCGGCCCACCGAGGTGACCCTCGGGGAGATCATGCTGTTCGTCGGCCCCGACTTCGTGATCACCGTCCGGCATGGTCCGGCCAACCCGCTCAAATCGGCCCGCGCCCGGCTGGAGGACGACCCCAAGCTCCTCGGCGAAGGCCCGGGGGCGGTCCTGTACACGGTGCTGGACGAGGTGGTCGACACCTACGACGTGGTCACGCACGAGCTCGAGTCCGACATCATGGACCTGGAGCGGCGCGTGTTCACCAAGCGCGGCGGCGACCACACCGAGGACATCTACACCGTCAAGCGCGAGACGCTGGAGTTCCGGACCGCCGAGGACCCGCTCCTGCCCGTCATGACCGAGCTGGTCAAGGGCCGCGTCCGGCTGTGCGCCGCGCTCGCCGACCGGTTCCGCAACGTGCAGGACCATCTGCTGCGGGTGGACCAGCAGGTCGACGCGCACAACGAGCTGATCACCAGCGTCCTCACCGCCCATCTGGCGCTGCTGGGCAGGCAGCAGAACGAGGACGTCCGCAAGATCTCCGCGTGGGCCGCGATCCTCGCGCTGCCGACGATGATCGCGGGCGTCTACGGGATGAACTTCGAGCACATGCCCGAGCTGAAGTGGCCGATCGGGTATCCGCTGTCCGTCGCGGTGATGGTCTGCGCGTGCCTGCTGCTGTACCGCAGGTTCAAGCGCAGCGGCTGGCTTTAGCGCGCTACATCGGGGCGGGCCTGCGCGGGTGCAGGATCGCGTCGGTGCCGCCGTCGGCGAACACCACGGAGCCGACGAGCAGGGACGCGGCGTCCGACAGCAGGAACGCGATGAGCGCGGCGATCTCCTCGGGCCTGCCGGGCCGGTCCAGGGCGGTCGGGTAGGCGTCGGCGAAGACCCCGAGGACGGGGTCGCGGCGCAGCGCCTCGGTCATCGCGGTGGCGATGAGGCCGGGCGCGACCGCGTTCATCCGGATGCCCGCGCCGATCCAGCGCTCGGTGATCGCCTCGCGGCGCAGCCAGTACGCCAGGGCCGCCTTCGTGGCCGGGTACGCCTGCACGGCCTCGCCCTCGGCGGCGAGCGCCCTGGCGGCCTGCTCGTCCCCGGCGAGGCAGACGTCGGCGACCGCGGCGGGCCAGCCCGGCTGGCAGGTGACCGAGTTCGACGACAGCAGCACCACCGCGGCGCCATCGGCCGCTGCGAGTTCGGGCCGCAGCCCCTCGACGAGGGCGAGCGCGCCGAAGTAGTTCACCGACACGAGCAGCGCCGGATCCGTCCCGGTCAGCCCGGCGACGCCCGCGCACGGCACCAGGCCGCGGACCGCCGGGACGCGCGCGCGGACGCCCGCGACGGCCGCCGCCCTGCCTTCGGGGGTCGCGAGGTCGGCGACGACGTCGGCGTCGCGCAGGTCCACGGTGACGACCTCATGGCCGAGCCCGCGCAGGAGCGCCGCCGTGGCCGCGCCGATCCCCGAGGCGGCCCCGCTCACCACGTACGCGCCGGTCATTCGACGCTCAGCCGGGGCTGGTAGGGGTCCAGGAGAGCGGCCCATAGCCGTCCGTCGGCCTCCGGGCCGAGGCGGCGGCGGATCCGCTCGATCGTGCCGCGGGTCGGCAGCGCGAGCGTCAGCACCAGCGGATACCCGAACCCGAACGCGAGGGCCATCGGGAGCAGGGAGTCCGACGCCATCGCGAGCGGCAGCCCGGCGAGGACCACGCCCTCGGTGAGCGCGAAGCGCAGGAACAGGGCGCCGCGGAACGCGTCGGACACGCGTCGTGCGGCCCGTTCGTCGGCGTTGCCCGCGGCGTCCGTCTTCCCGGGGGCGACGAGCAGGTCGGTGCCCCGCGGCGGGAGCGGCAGCGGAAGGCGCGGCGCGAGCCACAGCACCGCGAGCGCCAGCAGCGGAACCGCGGCGGCCGACCACAGCGGCGGCGTGTCGAGGATGTGCGTCTCGATCCGGACGATGAACGGTGACAGCGCGAACACCACGACGGGCATCACGCTGAGCATGAGGAAGGACCTGCGGAGGTTCCCGAGCACCGTCGGGGTGCGCAGCGAGGCGGCGAACCCCGGATCGCTCTGCGGCCCGGCCGTGTGATCAACCACAGGCGAACAGTAGCCTGTGACGGGCGATACCGACAGAGACCGGACAAGAACGGACGCACCCCCGCGGCGTTCCGGCCCGGGCACCCCGGGCCCACCGGACGCTATAGCCTTGAGGACTCATGGAGCATCGTCAGCTCGGCCGCAGCGGGCTCATGGTGTCCCGGCTCGGGCTGGGCACCATGACCTGGGGCGAGGGCACCGACCCCGCCGAGGCCGCGCGCCAGCTCACCGCCTTCGTGGCGGCCGGCGGCACCCTCGTCGACACCGCCGACGTCTACTGCGACGGGCTGGGCGAGCAGATCCTCGGCAGCCTGCTCGGCACCGTGGTGGACCGCGACGAACTCGTCCTGGCCACCAAGGCCGGGCTCACCCCGCACGGCTACGACTCCTCCCGGCGGCACCTGCTCGGCGCGCTCGACCGGTCGCTGGACCGGCTCGGCGTCGACCACGTCGACCTGTGGCAGGTGAACGCCTACGACCCGGCGACCCCGTACGAGGAGACCCTCGCCGCGCTGGACGAGGCGATCGCCTCGGGCCGGACCCGGTACGTCGGCGTCTCCAACTACGGCGGCTGGCAGCTCGCGACCGCCGCGACCTGGCAGCGGGCCTGGCCGGGCCGCTGCCCGATCGTGGCGAACCAGGTGGAGTACTCGCTGCTCCAGCGCGACCCCGAGCGCGAGGTGCTGCCCGCGGCGCTGTCCTCGGGCTGCTCGGTGCTGGCC harbors:
- a CDS encoding ABC transporter permease; the protein is MTAPIEVTKGEAEAHPEDVLKGVGSEAIQGRSLGRIAWTRLKRDKAAVAGAVVIVLLILIAVVGPWFLQDPNAYHQDLIDKTMQRPYDGWLHSGISWEHWFGVEPTTGRDMLSRIVLGARISLIVAFAATLVSVAIGTVLGVVAGYFGGWVDTIISRAMDVFLAFPLLLFAIALVGVVPDDMFGLRGNGLRVGVLVFVIGFFSWPYIGRIVRGQTLSLREREFIDASRSLGASHAHVLFKELLPNLLAPIIVYTTLLIPTNILFEAALSFLGVGVIPPMPSWGGMLSLAVPTYQNTPFFMIIPGLAIFITVMAFNLLGDGLRDALDPRAR
- a CDS encoding universal stress protein — encoded protein: MTYRSILVGTDGSKTSFLAVDRAAELAAATGSRLVLVSAYHPMPERERNEAADRLGDLAYKVQGSTPAEDVLRAARERAVAAGTAEITEIAREGDAVDVLATIAKEESVDLVVVGNRGLNSLAGRLLGSVPANLSHRSPVDVLIVHTTDGK
- a CDS encoding ABC transporter substrate-binding protein, which produces MNKIKIGASLAACAVLAAGLTACGGDSDSGATSSSTAVKNAANTAIINPSDKTGGDLRYAMSSDWDSPDPGDTYYAFSWNFARYYARTLVTFKNAPGAEGQELVPDLAEDLGKASNNNKTWTYKLRKGLKYDDGTEITAQDIKYAVERSNFTDELQGGPKYFKQYLVDNASPYKGPYKDKSADGLKSIETPDKYTIKFNLNTPFAEFDYLAFMPQTAPVPQAKDNGLNYKKNIVSSGPYKIDSYEVGKAMKLSRNTNWDQSTDEVRKALPDTISVALNQNQDDIDNKLMSGALDMDLAAGGLGTAAQPKALGGTEVGNTDAASGSALTYMTIDSRVAPFDNIACRRAVQYALDKDSVQTSLGGPITGGDIATTVLPPTVVGHEDFDKYPTADNKGDVTKAKAQLAECGQANGFTAKLTYRADRPKEVSAAESIQQSLGKAGIKVELKGYPSGDYFTKYAGSPAFLKDNGVGMAMMKWAADWPSGFGFLQQILDGRSIKPTGNTNLSSTDLPKINKLFDRSTKESDADARSKIYGQIDQLSMDNADIVPLTYSVQLLYRPENLTNVVVSEFMGGQYDYVNLGLK
- a CDS encoding PAC2 family protein, which codes for MLELDSLPALDRPVLLAAFEGWNDAGEAASSVITHLAESWGARQIAEIDPEDYYDFQVTRPRVERDDEGRKIIWPTTRISVARLDSGRDVVLLHGIEPNMRWRGFCRELTDYLARLGVRSAVLLGALLADAPHTRPVPVSGSGGGSAFGDDPTLEPSSYEGPTGILGVLQDRLEAGGVETVALWAQVPHYVSSPPNPKATLALLRRVEDLLDLAVPLGELPEQSRAWEEGVNELAEQDSEVADYVRTLEEAKDATELPEATGESIAREFERYLRRRGMEPPV
- a CDS encoding HAD family hydrolase, which produces MTLQALAFDLDGTLIDSEPVWHSVERDVTEWLGGTWGPEHQDAVVGGSLYAASRYIIDLAGADVPVEEVGRRMLDLMKERLPTELEIIPGAKEILTDARAAGVPVALVTSTFRELAEVAIEALGRDLFTVTVTGDEVDHTKPHPDPYLKACRLLGAEPARTVVLEDSPTGVAAAEAAGCVVIAIPNIVPIPEGPRRLVVPALADLSLARLREIAASR
- the mshC gene encoding cysteine--1-D-myo-inosityl 2-amino-2-deoxy-alpha-D-glucopyranoside ligase, with amino-acid sequence MRSWSAPRIPRLSDLGLAGPGPALRLFDSATRTVKATDPGPVARMYVCGITPYDATHLGHANTYLAFDLVGRVWRDLGHEVLYVQNATDVDDPLLERAEATGVDWRDLAEREIELFRTDMEALRVVPPAHYVGAVEAIPMIVEMIEGLKESGLTYDLDGDLYFPVTADARFGEVSGLTAAEMLPLFAERGGDPARTGKKDPLDALLWLAERPGEPSWDSPFGKGRPGWHIECSAISLRHLGMSFDVEGGGSDLTFPHHEFSASHAQAATGEHPHARAYVHAGMVALDGEKMSKSRGNLVFVSRLRTSGTDPMAIRLALLAHHYRADWEWTAPQLDAATERLSRWRAAVERPTAAPAAPVLAEIRTALTTDLDAPAALAALDRWAAADGADAEAPAQIRAITDALLGVEL